A genomic stretch from Kwoniella europaea PYCC6329 chromosome 2, complete sequence includes:
- a CDS encoding ribosomal protein L30 has protein sequence MFRSRVLHQISNIASSSASSSTSSSVTPTHHLITLIRSPIGLPASSRKTLEALGLYRLRESALHPYSETTAGRILKVKELVHVANVTKAEGEVLRKRRRSEGSGLEPSGRVYGGGKGLAESQI, from the coding sequence ATGTTCCGTTCTCGGGTACTCCACCAAATATCGAACATCGCTTCCTCATCTGCGTCCTCATCTACGTCTTCATCTGTTACACCCACACACCATCTTATAACGCTTATACGATCACCTATCGGCTTACCAGCCTCATCTCGAAAGACACTAGAAGCATTGGGACTGTATAGACTACGTGAATCGGCTTTACACCCATATAGCGAAACAACAGCTGGTAGAATACTGAAAGTGAAGGAGTTGGTACATGTTGCGAATGTCACGAAGGCCGAAGGAGAAGttttgagaaagaggaggagatcaGAAGGTAGTGGATTAGAACCTAGTGGAAGGGTGTATGGGGGTGGCAAGGGCTTAGCGGAGAGTCAGATATGA